The Synchiropus splendidus isolate RoL2022-P1 chromosome 8, RoL_Sspl_1.0, whole genome shotgun sequence genome has a window encoding:
- the usf1 gene encoding upstream stimulatory factor 1 isoform X1 — translation MKSQQKSPEPDGSVTVNEEGSVATAEDPAAIAAIQSAATFTDQPIKYLFKTEGAGGQVTYRVIQVSDGQLEAQTDGGAAVSLVTGFPATSQAVTQAVFSQSDGLEGDTSTDAQYTYYPATIADATTGTMVTTVQASDSLLGQTTPTGQLYVMMSPQEVLAGSNQRTIAPRTQPYIAKQDPPRGSRDEKRRAQHNEVERRRRDKINNWIVQLSKAIPDCNVDYTKTGQVNSKGGILSKACDYIKELRQSNQKLGDDISAIDRLRIDNQLLRQEVEDWKSKNQILRNLLRQHGIVGSSSTDPQ, via the exons ATGAAGAG CCAACAAAAGAGTCCTGAGCCTGACGGGAGTGTGACTGTCAATGAGGAAG GATCCGTTGCCACGGCTGAGGACCCAGCTGCCATTGCAGCTATCCAGTCTGCTGCGACCTTCACCGATCAGCCCATCAAGTATCTGTTCAAGACTGAAGGAGCAGGTGGTCAG GTGACCTACCGAGTCATTCAGGTGTCTGATGGGCAGTTGGAGGCGCAAACAGATGGCGGCGCAGCAGTGAGCCTGGTCACTGGATTCCCTGCGACCAGTCAGGCCGTCACACAG GCTGTTTTCTCCCAGTCGGACGGCTTGGAGGGTGACACCAGCACTGACGCCCAGTACACCTACTATCCTGCCACCATTGCTGATGCCACCACAGGCACGATGGTGACCACAGTGCAGGCGTCGGACTCTCTCCTGGGCCAGACCACGCCCACTG GGCAGCTCtatgtgatgatgtcaccgcAGGAAGTCCTGGCCGGATCCAATCAAAGGACAATCGCACCACGCACTCAGCCATACATCGC AAAACAAGATCCTCCCCGAGGGTCGCGAGACGAGAAGCGTCGGGCACAGCACAATGAAG TTGAGCGCAGGAGAAGGGACAAAATTAACAACTGGATTGTTCAACTGTCGAAAGCGATACCTGACTGTAACGTGGATTACACCAAGACCGGACAAGTAAAT AGTAAAGGAGGCATTTTGTCCAAAGCCTGTGACTACATCAAGGAACTTCGACAGAGCAACCAGAAGCTTGGCGACGACATCAGCGCTATTGACCGACTCAGAATTGACAACCAGCTACTCAGACAGGAA GTTGAAGACTGGAAATCCAAGAATCAGATCCTGAGGAACCTGCTCAGACAGCACGGCATAGTGGGGTCATCGAGCACGGACCCCCAGTAA
- the usf1 gene encoding upstream stimulatory factor 1 isoform X3, with product MKSQQKSPEPDGSVTVNEEGSVATAEDPAAIAAIQSAATFTDQPIKYLFKTEGAGGQVTYRVIQVSDGQLEAQTDGGAAVSLVTGFPATSQAVTQSDGLEGDTSTDAQYTYYPATIADATTGTMVTTVQASDSLLGQTTPTGQLYVMMSPQEVLAGSNQRTIAPRTQPYIAKQDPPRGSRDEKRRAQHNEVERRRRDKINNWIVQLSKAIPDCNVDYTKTGQVNSKGGILSKACDYIKELRQSNQKLGDDISAIDRLRIDNQLLRQEVEDWKSKNQILRNLLRQHGIVGSSSTDPQ from the exons ATGAAGAG CCAACAAAAGAGTCCTGAGCCTGACGGGAGTGTGACTGTCAATGAGGAAG GATCCGTTGCCACGGCTGAGGACCCAGCTGCCATTGCAGCTATCCAGTCTGCTGCGACCTTCACCGATCAGCCCATCAAGTATCTGTTCAAGACTGAAGGAGCAGGTGGTCAG GTGACCTACCGAGTCATTCAGGTGTCTGATGGGCAGTTGGAGGCGCAAACAGATGGCGGCGCAGCAGTGAGCCTGGTCACTGGATTCCCTGCGACCAGTCAGGCCGTCACACAG TCGGACGGCTTGGAGGGTGACACCAGCACTGACGCCCAGTACACCTACTATCCTGCCACCATTGCTGATGCCACCACAGGCACGATGGTGACCACAGTGCAGGCGTCGGACTCTCTCCTGGGCCAGACCACGCCCACTG GGCAGCTCtatgtgatgatgtcaccgcAGGAAGTCCTGGCCGGATCCAATCAAAGGACAATCGCACCACGCACTCAGCCATACATCGC AAAACAAGATCCTCCCCGAGGGTCGCGAGACGAGAAGCGTCGGGCACAGCACAATGAAG TTGAGCGCAGGAGAAGGGACAAAATTAACAACTGGATTGTTCAACTGTCGAAAGCGATACCTGACTGTAACGTGGATTACACCAAGACCGGACAAGTAAAT AGTAAAGGAGGCATTTTGTCCAAAGCCTGTGACTACATCAAGGAACTTCGACAGAGCAACCAGAAGCTTGGCGACGACATCAGCGCTATTGACCGACTCAGAATTGACAACCAGCTACTCAGACAGGAA GTTGAAGACTGGAAATCCAAGAATCAGATCCTGAGGAACCTGCTCAGACAGCACGGCATAGTGGGGTCATCGAGCACGGACCCCCAGTAA
- the usf1 gene encoding upstream stimulatory factor 1 isoform X4, whose product MKSQQKSPEPDGSVTVNEEGSVATAEDPAAIAAIQSAATFTDQPIKYLFKTEGAGGQSDGLEGDTSTDAQYTYYPATIADATTGTMVTTVQASDSLLGQTTPTGQLYVMMSPQEVLAGSNQRTIAPRTQPYIAKQDPPRGSRDEKRRAQHNEVERRRRDKINNWIVQLSKAIPDCNVDYTKTGQVNSKGGILSKACDYIKELRQSNQKLGDDISAIDRLRIDNQLLRQEVEDWKSKNQILRNLLRQHGIVGSSSTDPQ is encoded by the exons ATGAAGAG CCAACAAAAGAGTCCTGAGCCTGACGGGAGTGTGACTGTCAATGAGGAAG GATCCGTTGCCACGGCTGAGGACCCAGCTGCCATTGCAGCTATCCAGTCTGCTGCGACCTTCACCGATCAGCCCATCAAGTATCTGTTCAAGACTGAAGGAGCAGGTGGTCAG TCGGACGGCTTGGAGGGTGACACCAGCACTGACGCCCAGTACACCTACTATCCTGCCACCATTGCTGATGCCACCACAGGCACGATGGTGACCACAGTGCAGGCGTCGGACTCTCTCCTGGGCCAGACCACGCCCACTG GGCAGCTCtatgtgatgatgtcaccgcAGGAAGTCCTGGCCGGATCCAATCAAAGGACAATCGCACCACGCACTCAGCCATACATCGC AAAACAAGATCCTCCCCGAGGGTCGCGAGACGAGAAGCGTCGGGCACAGCACAATGAAG TTGAGCGCAGGAGAAGGGACAAAATTAACAACTGGATTGTTCAACTGTCGAAAGCGATACCTGACTGTAACGTGGATTACACCAAGACCGGACAAGTAAAT AGTAAAGGAGGCATTTTGTCCAAAGCCTGTGACTACATCAAGGAACTTCGACAGAGCAACCAGAAGCTTGGCGACGACATCAGCGCTATTGACCGACTCAGAATTGACAACCAGCTACTCAGACAGGAA GTTGAAGACTGGAAATCCAAGAATCAGATCCTGAGGAACCTGCTCAGACAGCACGGCATAGTGGGGTCATCGAGCACGGACCCCCAGTAA
- the usf1 gene encoding upstream stimulatory factor 1 isoform X2, with translation MKSQQKSPEPDGSVTVNEEGSVATAEDPAAIAAIQSAATFTDQPIKYLFKTEGAGGQVTYRVIQVSDGQLEAQTDGGAAVSLVTGFPATSQAVTQAVFSQSDGLEGDTSTDAQYTYYPATIADATTGTMVTTVQASDSLLGQTTPTGQLYVMMSPQEVLAGSNQRTIAPRTQPYIAKQDPPRGSRDEKRRAQHNEVERRRRDKINNWIVQLSKAIPDCNVDYTKTGQSKGGILSKACDYIKELRQSNQKLGDDISAIDRLRIDNQLLRQEVEDWKSKNQILRNLLRQHGIVGSSSTDPQ, from the exons ATGAAGAG CCAACAAAAGAGTCCTGAGCCTGACGGGAGTGTGACTGTCAATGAGGAAG GATCCGTTGCCACGGCTGAGGACCCAGCTGCCATTGCAGCTATCCAGTCTGCTGCGACCTTCACCGATCAGCCCATCAAGTATCTGTTCAAGACTGAAGGAGCAGGTGGTCAG GTGACCTACCGAGTCATTCAGGTGTCTGATGGGCAGTTGGAGGCGCAAACAGATGGCGGCGCAGCAGTGAGCCTGGTCACTGGATTCCCTGCGACCAGTCAGGCCGTCACACAG GCTGTTTTCTCCCAGTCGGACGGCTTGGAGGGTGACACCAGCACTGACGCCCAGTACACCTACTATCCTGCCACCATTGCTGATGCCACCACAGGCACGATGGTGACCACAGTGCAGGCGTCGGACTCTCTCCTGGGCCAGACCACGCCCACTG GGCAGCTCtatgtgatgatgtcaccgcAGGAAGTCCTGGCCGGATCCAATCAAAGGACAATCGCACCACGCACTCAGCCATACATCGC AAAACAAGATCCTCCCCGAGGGTCGCGAGACGAGAAGCGTCGGGCACAGCACAATGAAG TTGAGCGCAGGAGAAGGGACAAAATTAACAACTGGATTGTTCAACTGTCGAAAGCGATACCTGACTGTAACGTGGATTACACCAAGACCGGACAA AGTAAAGGAGGCATTTTGTCCAAAGCCTGTGACTACATCAAGGAACTTCGACAGAGCAACCAGAAGCTTGGCGACGACATCAGCGCTATTGACCGACTCAGAATTGACAACCAGCTACTCAGACAGGAA GTTGAAGACTGGAAATCCAAGAATCAGATCCTGAGGAACCTGCTCAGACAGCACGGCATAGTGGGGTCATCGAGCACGGACCCCCAGTAA